One Streptomyces sp. NBC_01237 genomic region harbors:
- a CDS encoding SDR family NAD(P)-dependent oxidoreductase: MISQTYLSELFSLEGRVAVVTGGSSGIGRAITGALARAGASVVVVARREAELAATVDELTGEGCRAAWVSADLSTAEGVRTGAEAAAAPYGEPDILVNCAGINLRPPMGELGEDVWDTTMTVNLKAPYLLGQRFGPGMAERGFGRIIHITSQQAHRAFVNSGAYGVSKGALESLARSQAEAWSPHGVTCNTLVPGFVLTPLNERLASDPEKVAALAARTMVGRNGLAEDFAGAAVFLAGRGSGYVTGQSIFVDGGFSVH; the protein is encoded by the coding sequence ATGATCTCGCAGACCTATCTGTCCGAACTGTTCTCCCTGGAGGGCCGGGTCGCCGTGGTGACCGGCGGGAGCTCCGGCATCGGCCGGGCGATCACCGGAGCCCTCGCCCGCGCGGGGGCGAGCGTCGTCGTCGTGGCACGCCGGGAGGCGGAGCTGGCCGCGACGGTGGACGAGCTGACGGGCGAGGGCTGCCGGGCGGCGTGGGTGAGCGCGGATCTGAGTACCGCCGAGGGTGTGCGTACGGGAGCCGAGGCGGCGGCCGCGCCTTACGGGGAGCCCGACATCCTGGTGAACTGCGCCGGGATCAATCTGCGGCCGCCCATGGGCGAGCTGGGCGAGGACGTCTGGGACACCACGATGACGGTGAACCTGAAGGCGCCCTATCTGCTGGGGCAGCGCTTCGGACCCGGCATGGCCGAGCGTGGCTTCGGGCGGATCATCCACATCACCTCCCAGCAGGCGCACCGCGCGTTCGTGAACAGCGGCGCCTACGGGGTGTCCAAGGGCGCCCTGGAATCGCTGGCCCGCTCACAGGCGGAGGCGTGGTCTCCGCACGGCGTCACCTGCAACACGCTGGTGCCGGGGTTCGTGCTGACGCCGCTGAACGAACGGCTCGCCTCCGACCCGGAGAAGGTGGCGGCCCTGGCGGCGCGCACCATGGTCGGACGCAATGGACTGGCCGAGGACTTCGCCGGCGCCGCGGTGTTCCTGGCGGGCCGGGGCTCCGGCTATGTCACCGGCCAGTCGATCTTCGTCGACGGCGGGTTCTCGGTGCACTGA
- a CDS encoding amino acid ABC transporter ATP-binding protein, with amino-acid sequence MAVDPLIELRDVNKHFGELHVLQNINLTVGRGEVVVVIGPSGSGKSTLCRAINRLETIESGYIAIDGKPLPEEGKGLAQLRAEVGMVFQSFNLFAHKTVLANVSLAQLKVRRRKKDEADRRSRELLDRVGLASQADKFPAQLSGGQQQRVAIARALAMDPKALLFDEPTSALDPEMINEVLEVMQQLAQEGMTMIVVTHEMGFARSAANRVVFMADGCIVEDRTPEDFFTAPSSDRAKDFLSKILKH; translated from the coding sequence ATGGCCGTCGATCCGTTGATCGAGCTGCGGGACGTCAACAAACACTTCGGAGAGCTGCACGTACTGCAGAACATCAATCTCACCGTCGGCCGCGGGGAGGTGGTGGTGGTCATCGGCCCCTCCGGATCCGGCAAATCAACGCTCTGCCGGGCGATCAACCGACTTGAGACGATCGAGTCGGGCTACATCGCCATCGACGGCAAGCCCCTCCCGGAGGAGGGGAAGGGGCTCGCGCAGCTCCGGGCCGAAGTCGGCATGGTCTTCCAGTCGTTCAACCTGTTCGCCCACAAGACCGTGCTGGCCAATGTCTCGCTCGCCCAGCTCAAGGTCCGCAGGCGCAAGAAGGACGAGGCCGACCGGCGCTCCAGGGAACTGCTGGACCGGGTCGGCCTCGCCTCCCAGGCCGACAAGTTCCCCGCTCAGCTCTCCGGCGGTCAGCAGCAGCGCGTGGCCATCGCCCGCGCCCTGGCCATGGACCCCAAGGCGCTGCTCTTCGACGAGCCCACCTCGGCACTCGACCCGGAGATGATCAACGAGGTGCTGGAGGTCATGCAGCAGCTCGCCCAGGAGGGCATGACCATGATCGTGGTCACGCACGAGATGGGCTTCGCCCGGTCCGCCGCCAACCGCGTCGTCTTCATGGCCGACGGCTGCATCGTCGAGGACCGCACCCCGGAGGACTTCTTCACGGCGCCGTCGAGCGACCGCGCCAAGGACTTCCTGTCCAAGATCCTCAAGCACTGA
- a CDS encoding ROK family glucokinase, whose protein sequence is MSTYRDFTHRGSARATVLKTVGTRERRSHLTAPRVPTVGIDIGGTKVMAGVVDADGNILEQLRTETPDKSKSPKVVEDTIVELVLDLSDRHDVHAVGIGAAGWVDADRSKVLFAPHLAWRDEPLRDAIASRLVVPVMVDNDANTAAWAEWRFGAGRGEDHLVMITLGTGIGGAILEDGQVKRGKYGVAGEFGHMQVVPGGHRCPCGNRGCWEQYSSGNALVREARELAAADSPVAHYLLDRVKGNIPDITGPLITELAREGDAMCIELLQDIGQWLGVGIANLAAALDPSCFVIGGGVSAADDLLIGPARDAFKRHLTGRGYRPEARIAKAQLGPEAGMVGAADLARLVARRFRRANRRRVERYERYAQIYDQAASTIRNTRSTRTAD, encoded by the coding sequence ATGAGCACGTACCGCGACTTCACACACCGCGGCTCCGCCCGCGCCACCGTCCTCAAGACCGTCGGCACCAGGGAGCGGCGCTCGCACCTCACCGCGCCACGCGTCCCGACCGTCGGCATCGACATCGGCGGGACGAAGGTGATGGCCGGCGTCGTCGACGCGGACGGCAACATCCTGGAGCAGCTGCGCACCGAGACCCCGGACAAGTCCAAGAGCCCCAAGGTCGTCGAGGACACCATCGTCGAGCTGGTCCTGGACCTCTCCGACCGGCACGACGTGCATGCCGTGGGCATCGGCGCGGCGGGCTGGGTGGACGCCGACCGCTCGAAGGTCCTGTTCGCCCCCCACCTCGCCTGGCGCGACGAACCCCTGCGCGACGCGATCGCCTCCCGCCTCGTTGTCCCCGTCATGGTCGACAACGACGCCAATACGGCCGCCTGGGCGGAATGGCGCTTCGGCGCGGGCCGAGGCGAGGACCACCTCGTCATGATCACGCTCGGTACCGGCATCGGGGGCGCGATCCTGGAGGACGGCCAGGTCAAGCGCGGGAAGTACGGCGTCGCGGGTGAGTTCGGCCACATGCAGGTCGTCCCCGGCGGCCACCGCTGCCCCTGCGGCAACCGCGGCTGCTGGGAGCAGTACAGCTCCGGCAACGCGCTGGTGCGCGAGGCCAGGGAGCTGGCCGCGGCGGACTCCCCGGTCGCGCACTATCTGCTGGACCGGGTCAAGGGCAACATCCCCGACATCACCGGGCCGCTCATCACCGAACTGGCCCGGGAGGGCGATGCGATGTGCATCGAGCTCCTCCAGGACATCGGTCAGTGGCTCGGTGTCGGCATCGCCAACCTGGCCGCCGCGCTCGACCCGTCCTGCTTTGTGATCGGAGGCGGCGTCAGCGCCGCCGACGACCTGCTGATCGGCCCCGCCAGGGACGCCTTCAAGCGGCATCTCACAGGGCGCGGCTACCGCCCCGAGGCCCGGATCGCGAAGGCCCAGCTCGGCCCCGAGGCGGGTATGGTCGGCGCCGCGGACCTGGCCCGACTGGTCGCCCGCAGATTCCGCCGGGCCAACCGCCGCCGCGTGGAGCGGTACGAGCGGTACGCGCAGATCTACGACCAGGCCGCGAGCACCATCCGCAACACGCGATCCACCCGCACCGCCGACTGA
- a CDS encoding amino acid ABC transporter permease: MDVLTENFSLYGKGFLGTVELTVYASVLALVLGFVMASCRVAPVGSFRVLGTVWVTVLRNTPLTLLFFAVLLGLPRFGLVLPFKVFAVLALGCYTSAFICEVLRSGINTVPTGQGEAARSLGMSFGQTLSHVVLPQAFRSVIPPVGSTLIALAKNSAIAGAFSVTELLGTYKTLNELGYSIIWTFIWIAVGYLIITLSISALFNVLEKRWGVAR, encoded by the coding sequence ATGGATGTACTGACAGAGAACTTCTCCCTCTACGGCAAGGGCTTCCTCGGTACCGTCGAGCTGACCGTGTACGCCTCGGTCCTGGCGCTGGTCCTCGGCTTCGTGATGGCCTCCTGCCGGGTCGCGCCCGTCGGCTCCTTCCGGGTGCTGGGCACGGTCTGGGTGACGGTGCTCCGCAACACCCCGCTCACCCTGCTGTTCTTCGCCGTCCTGCTCGGCCTGCCGCGCTTCGGCCTGGTCCTGCCGTTCAAGGTCTTCGCGGTCCTCGCGCTCGGCTGCTACACCTCCGCGTTCATCTGCGAGGTGCTGCGCTCCGGCATCAACACCGTGCCCACCGGCCAGGGCGAGGCCGCCCGCAGCCTCGGCATGTCCTTCGGCCAGACGCTGAGCCATGTGGTCCTGCCGCAGGCCTTCCGCTCGGTGATCCCGCCGGTCGGCTCGACCCTCATCGCGCTGGCCAAGAACTCCGCGATCGCGGGAGCGTTCAGCGTCACGGAGCTGCTCGGCACCTACAAGACCCTCAATGAGCTGGGCTACAGCATCATCTGGACGTTCATCTGGATCGCCGTCGGCTACCTGATCATCACCCTTTCCATCAGCGCGCTCTTCAACGTGCTGGAGAAGCGCTGGGGAGTCGCCCGATGA
- a CDS encoding exodeoxyribonuclease III: MRIATWNVNSITARLPRLLAWLESTGTDVLCIQETKCTAEQFPSDELRELGYESAVNATGRWNGVALLSRVGLTDVVTGLPDGPEYDGVQEPRAISATCGPVRVWSVYVPNGREVEHAHYAYKLRWFEALQKAVAVDAAGALPFAVLGDFNVAPTDEDVWDPALFEGATHVTPAERAALATLREEGLSDVMPRPLKYDHPYTFWDYRELRFPKNRGMRIDLVYGNAPFTAAVKDSYVDREERKGKGASDHAPVVVDLDL, translated from the coding sequence ATGCGCATCGCCACCTGGAACGTCAATTCGATCACCGCCCGGCTCCCGAGGCTGCTGGCCTGGCTGGAGAGCACCGGCACCGACGTGCTGTGCATCCAGGAGACCAAGTGCACGGCCGAACAGTTCCCCTCCGACGAGCTGCGCGAGCTGGGCTACGAGTCCGCGGTCAACGCCACCGGCCGGTGGAACGGGGTCGCGCTGCTCTCCCGGGTCGGGCTCACCGATGTCGTCACGGGACTGCCGGACGGCCCGGAGTACGACGGGGTGCAGGAGCCGCGGGCGATCTCCGCGACCTGCGGCCCGGTCCGTGTCTGGTCGGTCTACGTGCCCAACGGCCGCGAGGTCGAGCACGCGCACTACGCGTACAAGCTGCGCTGGTTCGAGGCCCTCCAGAAGGCCGTGGCGGTGGACGCCGCGGGGGCGCTGCCGTTCGCGGTCCTGGGCGACTTCAACGTGGCCCCGACGGACGAGGACGTCTGGGACCCCGCGCTCTTCGAGGGCGCCACCCATGTCACCCCCGCCGAGCGCGCCGCCCTGGCGACGCTCCGGGAGGAGGGGCTGAGCGATGTGATGCCCCGCCCGCTCAAGTACGACCACCCGTACACCTTCTGGGACTACCGCGAGCTGCGCTTCCCGAAGAACAGGGGCATGCGCATCGACCTGGTCTACGGCAACGCCCCGTTCACGGCGGCGGTCAAGGACAGCTATGTCGACCGGGAGGAGCGCAAGGGCAAGGGCGCTTCCGACCACGCCCCGGTAGTCGTCGACCTCGACCTCTGA
- the pcaDC gene encoding bifunctional 3-oxoadipate enol-lactonase/4-carboxymuconolactone decarboxylase PcaDC has protein sequence MVPQAVQAPTPPQSPTPPQAPHAARAPVPPPAPQAPQTLQYRFDGPDDAPVLVIGPSLGTTWHMWDRQIPELSQHWRVFRYDLPGHGGAPAHPATAVAELADRLLATLDSLGVQRFGYAGCSIGGAIGAELALRHPHRVASLALVAASPRFGSADEFRQRGVIVRTNGLEPMARTAPERWFTPGFAAAQPAIVEWAVQMVRTTDPGCYIAACEALAAFDIRAELGRIGVPTLVLVGAEDQVTGPAEARTLVAGIPDARLALVPGASHLAPVEQPGAVCDLLLTHFSTAWQDTLAAIPVLPVVPALSVPFTPVAEIAPAAARPEADGAGRGDVLDSGTKIRREVLGDAHVDGVNASSDAFTEDFQDLVTRYAWGEVWTREGLDRRTRSCITLTALVASGHLHGLAAHTRAALRNGLTPAEIKEVLLQTAVYCGIPAAGAAFDIARSVIQEETTPPA, from the coding sequence ATGGTCCCGCAGGCGGTGCAGGCCCCCACGCCCCCGCAGTCCCCGACACCCCCGCAGGCTCCGCACGCCGCTCGGGCGCCCGTGCCCCCGCCCGCTCCCCAGGCCCCGCAGACCCTTCAGTACCGCTTCGACGGGCCGGACGACGCGCCCGTCCTGGTGATCGGCCCCTCGCTGGGGACCACCTGGCACATGTGGGACCGGCAGATACCCGAGCTGTCCCAGCACTGGCGCGTCTTCCGCTACGACCTGCCGGGCCACGGCGGCGCCCCCGCCCACCCCGCCACCGCCGTCGCGGAGCTGGCGGACCGGCTGCTCGCCACCCTCGACAGCCTCGGTGTCCAGCGCTTCGGGTACGCGGGCTGCTCCATCGGCGGCGCGATCGGCGCCGAGCTCGCCCTGCGCCACCCGCACCGGGTGGCCTCGCTGGCCCTGGTGGCGGCCTCGCCCCGGTTCGGCAGCGCCGACGAGTTCCGCCAGCGCGGTGTGATCGTCCGGACCAACGGGCTGGAGCCGATGGCCCGCACCGCGCCGGAGCGCTGGTTCACCCCCGGCTTCGCCGCCGCCCAGCCCGCCATCGTGGAGTGGGCCGTGCAGATGGTCCGCACCACCGACCCCGGCTGCTACATCGCCGCCTGCGAGGCGCTGGCCGCCTTCGACATCCGCGCCGAACTCGGCCGCATCGGCGTCCCGACCCTCGTCCTGGTCGGCGCCGAGGACCAGGTCACCGGCCCCGCCGAGGCGCGCACCCTGGTCGCGGGCATCCCGGACGCCCGGCTCGCCCTGGTCCCCGGCGCCTCCCACCTCGCCCCCGTCGAGCAGCCCGGCGCCGTCTGCGATCTGCTCCTGACCCACTTCTCCACGGCCTGGCAGGACACCCTCGCCGCCATTCCGGTCCTGCCCGTCGTCCCGGCGCTCTCCGTTCCCTTCACCCCCGTCGCCGAGATCGCCCCCGCGGCAGCCCGGCCCGAGGCCGACGGCGCGGGCCGCGGCGACGTGCTCGACAGCGGTACGAAGATCCGCCGCGAGGTGCTGGGAGACGCCCACGTCGACGGGGTGAACGCCTCGTCCGACGCCTTCACCGAGGATTTCCAGGACCTCGTCACCCGGTACGCCTGGGGCGAGGTCTGGACCCGGGAGGGGCTGGACCGCAGGACGCGCAGCTGCATCACGCTCACCGCGCTGGTCGCCTCCGGCCACCTCCACGGCCTGGCCGCGCACACGAGGGCGGCGCTGCGCAACGGGCTCACGCCCGCCGAGATCAAGGAAGTCCTGCTCCAGACCGCGGTGTACTGCGGCATTCCGGCCGCCGGTGCCGCCTTCGACATCGCACGGTCCGTGATCCAGGAGGAAACCACACCGCCCGCGTAG
- a CDS encoding glutamate ABC transporter substrate-binding protein, with amino-acid sequence MLRTRNSRTKRSRTRTGAVALAGLLLALLTAGCGKEGSPPVKGPKPEALPHYKVDTGFELPGSTTWKKAKRRGHLVVGAKEDQPYLGEKDPATGIYSGFDIEIARMVAASLGFGQKAVQFRTIASANRETALQNGQIDYYVGTYTINDMRKKLVGFAGPYYLAGQGLLVRTDENDIHGPQDLDGKTVCSAAGSTPYQRIAADYPKAHLVAYDTYSICVDNLLTYQVDAVTTDDAILLGFAAKAPDEMKVVGKPFSQEPYGIGVPRGDNALRAALNDALEANEKNGNWKKAFEATLGLSGVPAPKPPPIDRYPAN; translated from the coding sequence ATGTTGCGTACGAGGAACTCGCGTACGAAAAGGTCACGTACGAGGACGGGCGCGGTCGCTCTGGCCGGCCTTCTGCTCGCCCTGCTCACCGCCGGGTGCGGCAAGGAGGGCAGCCCGCCGGTCAAGGGGCCGAAGCCGGAGGCGCTGCCGCACTACAAGGTCGACACCGGCTTCGAACTGCCCGGCTCCACGACCTGGAAGAAGGCCAAGAGGCGGGGCCACCTCGTGGTCGGCGCCAAGGAGGACCAGCCCTACCTGGGCGAGAAGGACCCGGCCACCGGGATCTACTCCGGCTTCGACATCGAGATCGCCCGCATGGTGGCGGCCTCGCTCGGCTTCGGGCAGAAGGCGGTCCAGTTCAGGACGATCGCCTCGGCCAACCGCGAGACAGCCCTGCAGAACGGCCAGATCGACTACTACGTCGGCACCTACACCATCAACGACATGCGCAAGAAGCTCGTCGGGTTCGCCGGCCCCTACTACCTGGCCGGACAGGGGCTGCTGGTGCGCACCGACGAGAACGACATCCACGGGCCGCAGGACCTGGACGGCAAGACCGTCTGTTCGGCGGCGGGCTCCACTCCGTACCAGCGCATCGCCGCCGACTACCCCAAGGCGCACCTCGTCGCCTACGACACGTACTCGATCTGCGTCGACAACCTGCTGACCTACCAGGTCGACGCCGTCACCACCGACGACGCCATCCTGCTGGGCTTCGCGGCGAAGGCTCCGGACGAGATGAAGGTGGTCGGGAAGCCGTTCTCGCAGGAGCCGTACGGCATCGGCGTGCCCCGCGGCGACAACGCGCTGCGCGCCGCGCTCAACGACGCCCTGGAGGCCAACGAGAAGAACGGCAACTGGAAGAAGGCGTTCGAAGCGACGCTGGGCCTGTCCGGAGTGCCCGCGCCGAAGCCCCCGCCCATCGACCGCTACCCGGCGAACTGA
- a CDS encoding DUF6278 family protein translates to MNIPFLDNWRKRQGGTPGAALAAAVEADPDGVAELLAECELLRVRAGQNGLELDDSPASLTALDQLPPRWRDDPEELPWLGNDAGLYLGTVLVRTVPGAAWDVWPSGQPVVRLASGREIDVVAAGLDWAMAGSPELSQVYAESAEN, encoded by the coding sequence ATGAACATCCCTTTCTTGGACAACTGGCGTAAGCGTCAGGGTGGTACGCCGGGAGCGGCTCTCGCTGCCGCCGTCGAAGCGGATCCCGACGGCGTGGCCGAGCTGCTCGCCGAATGCGAACTGCTGCGTGTCCGAGCGGGGCAGAACGGACTCGAACTCGACGACAGCCCCGCCTCGTTGACCGCGCTCGACCAGCTGCCGCCCCGCTGGCGCGACGACCCCGAGGAACTGCCCTGGCTCGGCAACGACGCCGGTCTCTATCTCGGCACGGTTCTCGTGCGGACCGTGCCCGGTGCGGCCTGGGACGTCTGGCCGAGCGGCCAGCCCGTGGTGCGCCTGGCCTCCGGACGTGAGATCGATGTCGTCGCGGCCGGTCTCGACTGGGCGATGGCGGGCAGCCCCGAGCTTTCCCAGGTGTACGCGGAGTCCGCCGAGAACTGA
- a CDS encoding Clp protease N-terminal domain-containing protein, whose protein sequence is MTQPLPATPSVRLDDLIAAIKNSHTDALEQLSGAVVAADHLGDVADHLIGHFVDQARRSGASWTDIGRSMGVTRQAAQKRFVPKRTEAGAGSGSDLDPSQGFGRFTPRARNVVMAAHNEAQAARHAEILPAHLALGLLAEPDGIAARVITAQGVGPDAIRTGAAATLPPAADEVPELIPYDADSRKVLELTFREALRLGHNYVGTEHILLALLEFEDGSGALTGLGLGKDAVSAAVETAVAEAAAASGQRES, encoded by the coding sequence ATGACGCAGCCTCTTCCCGCAACGCCGTCCGTGCGCCTCGACGATCTGATCGCGGCCATCAAGAACAGCCACACCGACGCCCTGGAGCAGCTGTCGGGCGCGGTCGTCGCCGCCGACCATCTCGGTGATGTCGCCGACCATCTCATCGGCCACTTCGTGGACCAGGCCCGCCGCTCCGGCGCCTCCTGGACCGACATCGGCCGGAGCATGGGAGTCACCCGGCAGGCCGCCCAGAAGCGCTTCGTTCCCAAGAGGACCGAGGCGGGCGCCGGTTCCGGCTCCGACCTGGACCCGAGCCAGGGCTTCGGCCGCTTCACCCCGCGCGCCCGCAATGTGGTCATGGCCGCCCACAACGAGGCCCAGGCCGCCCGGCACGCCGAGATCCTCCCGGCCCACCTGGCGCTCGGCCTCCTCGCCGAGCCCGACGGCATCGCCGCCCGGGTGATCACCGCCCAGGGGGTGGGCCCGGACGCCATCCGCACCGGCGCGGCCGCCACGCTGCCTCCCGCCGCGGACGAGGTGCCCGAGCTGATCCCGTACGACGCGGATTCCCGCAAGGTCCTGGAGCTGACCTTCCGTGAGGCGCTCCGGCTCGGGCACAACTACGTCGGCACCGAGCACATTCTGCTGGCCCTGCTGGAATTCGAGGACGGCTCCGGTGCGCTCACCGGCCTCGGCCTCGGCAAGGACGCGGTATCGGCCGCCGTCGAAACCGCCGTGGCCGAAGCGGCGGCGGCCTCGGGGCAGCGGGAATCCTGA
- a CDS encoding MBL fold metallo-hydrolase, whose product MNASPLTLTKKTHSCIRIEKDGQALVIDPGGFSEDDAAIGADVILVTHEHPDHFDEARLRAGLAANPAAEIWTLRSVADQLSAAFPGRVHTVGHGDTFTAAGFEVAVHGELHAVIHPDIPRVTNIGFLVDGSLFHPGDALTVPDRPVDTLMLPVMAPWNKISEVIDYVREVRPRRAIDIHDALLTDLARPIYDSQIGSLGGADHGRLAPGDVTEV is encoded by the coding sequence ATGAACGCATCGCCTCTCACACTCACCAAGAAGACGCACTCGTGCATCCGGATCGAGAAGGACGGGCAGGCGCTCGTCATCGACCCCGGTGGCTTCTCCGAGGACGACGCCGCGATCGGTGCCGACGTCATCCTGGTCACGCACGAACACCCGGACCACTTCGACGAGGCGCGGCTGCGGGCCGGTCTCGCGGCCAACCCGGCGGCCGAGATCTGGACGCTGCGCAGTGTGGCCGATCAGCTCTCCGCCGCCTTCCCGGGGCGGGTGCACACCGTGGGGCACGGTGACACCTTCACCGCCGCGGGCTTCGAGGTGGCCGTGCACGGAGAGCTGCACGCGGTGATCCACCCGGACATCCCGAGGGTCACCAACATCGGCTTCCTGGTGGACGGTTCGCTCTTCCACCCCGGGGACGCGCTCACCGTCCCCGACCGGCCGGTGGACACCCTGATGCTCCCGGTGATGGCCCCGTGGAACAAGATCTCGGAGGTCATCGACTACGTGCGCGAGGTCAGGCCGCGGCGTGCCATCGACATCCACGACGCGCTGCTCACCGATCTCGCGCGGCCCATCTACGACAGCCAGATCGGCAGCCTCGGCGGCGCCGACCACGGCCGGCTGGCGCCCGGGGACGTCACGGAAGTCTGA